From the Candidatus Anstonellales archaeon genome, one window contains:
- a CDS encoding MBL fold metallo-hydrolase, whose translation MKLVFIGTGGGRVNLIKQWRGTGGFLIKGSLVFHIDPGPGALSNMVRLKENPLKTDVIVVTHNHIDHCSDAAVLCEAMTYYGLKKRGILIGSKNALEGDEKGDKALSLYHQNLPLKRIVATNGTKIEEKMNSKSFMMEIIGLRHDEPSNFGFKLHHEGETLGYISDTEYFSDLGLLFKECDCLVINNLKPKGSGIPDHLSSEDTIEILKVAKPNLCILTHLGMKFFKNPAWLEAQKITDATGVKTIAAKDGGKYELDGDLFKSESKPKSTKRLSDFND comes from the coding sequence ATGAAACTTGTTTTTATTGGAACTGGCGGGGGGAGGGTGAATCTAATAAAGCAGTGGCGCGGCACTGGAGGTTTCTTAATAAAAGGTAGCCTTGTATTTCACATAGACCCAGGACCGGGAGCACTCTCAAACATGGTCCGCTTAAAAGAAAATCCTCTAAAAACAGACGTTATTGTTGTTACTCATAATCACATAGACCACTGTTCGGATGCAGCTGTTTTATGTGAAGCAATGACCTATTACGGTCTAAAGAAAAGAGGGATATTAATAGGAAGCAAGAATGCTCTGGAGGGAGACGAAAAAGGAGACAAGGCTCTTTCGCTTTATCATCAGAACCTCCCATTAAAAAGAATAGTAGCCACCAACGGAACAAAAATAGAAGAAAAAATGAACTCAAAATCCTTTATGATGGAAATAATAGGCCTCAGGCACGATGAACCTTCAAATTTCGGCTTCAAACTACATCATGAAGGTGAAACGCTTGGCTATATTTCGGATACAGAATACTTCTCCGACCTAGGCCTTCTCTTTAAAGAGTGCGATTGCCTTGTAATAAATAATCTTAAGCCCAAGGGGTCCGGGATTCCAGACCATCTTTCTAGTGAGGATACGATAGAAATTTTAAAAGTTGCAAAGCCTAATTTATGTATACTGACTCATCTTGGAATGAAATTTTTCAAAAATCCAGCTTGGTTGGAAGCTCAGAAGATAACTGATGCCACAGGTGTAAAAACAATTGCTGCAAAAGATGGAGGAAAATACGAGTTGGATGGTGACCTATTCAAAAGTGAAAGCAAGCCAAAGTCCACGAAGAGACTTAGTGATTTCAATGACTAA
- the metG gene encoding methionine--tRNA ligase — protein MRVLITAALPYANGPIHLGHIRSTYLPADIYARFNRLIGNDTLYICAMDEHGTPIVVAAEKEGKNPKEFVDYYYKKDKEEFSKLGFSFDIFHRTSSEENREFTQMFFEKLKENGYIYEKEVSSPYCERCRRYLPDRFVIGTCPSCSADEQYSDYCEVCGKALQGGEIINPRCIVCKEKPVGRVANHYFFSLSSFSDKLEKWLAENTNLQKEVVNYLLGWIEKGLSDWDITRDLEWGVPIPGKDNCVFYVWFDAPIGYVSSTKACTNEWEKYWKEEGSEIVHFIGKDIAYHHFLFWVAMLMGINDGFRLPDKIPVRGYLNLEGKKFSKSKGWFVSLGCYLENFEPDYLRYYETAITPHSVVDADFVWKEFQSKINNELVASLGNFVHRTLSLIKKLNGCEVPQPIDLDEKDKDMLMKITKAKENIRKLISEFNFKEGQEMMMALSDNFNRYLSEREPWKDRDERRRKNCLYVCMRGISALAILMQPFLPFSSQKLCQMCGIEKKEVRWENIDAELIKPHTRIENFEPLFKKIEDEKIKKMESMLYGGGEGAD, from the coding sequence ATGCGAGTTCTTATAACTGCAGCTTTACCTTATGCCAATGGTCCAATTCATTTAGGACATATTAGAAGTACATATCTCCCTGCCGATATTTACGCGCGATTCAACCGGCTAATCGGAAACGACACGCTTTATATATGCGCCATGGATGAGCACGGCACACCAATTGTAGTGGCTGCAGAAAAAGAAGGAAAAAATCCAAAGGAGTTTGTGGATTATTATTATAAAAAAGATAAAGAAGAGTTTAGCAAACTTGGTTTTTCTTTTGACATATTCCATCGAACTAGCAGCGAAGAGAATAGGGAGTTTACACAGATGTTTTTTGAGAAGCTTAAGGAGAACGGTTATATATACGAAAAAGAGGTCTCTTCTCCATATTGTGAGAGATGTAGGAGATACCTGCCTGATAGATTTGTAATAGGAACTTGTCCCAGCTGTAGTGCAGATGAGCAATATTCTGATTATTGCGAGGTATGCGGAAAGGCATTGCAGGGTGGGGAGATAATAAATCCTCGATGCATAGTCTGTAAGGAGAAACCTGTTGGAAGGGTGGCTAATCACTATTTTTTTAGTCTATCTTCATTTTCCGATAAGCTTGAAAAGTGGTTAGCTGAGAATACCAACTTGCAGAAAGAAGTTGTAAATTATTTATTGGGTTGGATTGAGAAGGGCCTATCGGATTGGGATATAACTAGAGATTTGGAATGGGGAGTGCCTATTCCAGGAAAAGATAACTGCGTCTTTTATGTTTGGTTTGATGCTCCGATTGGATATGTCTCAAGCACTAAGGCATGCACCAACGAATGGGAAAAATACTGGAAGGAAGAAGGATCGGAGATAGTACACTTTATAGGAAAGGACATAGCTTATCATCATTTTCTCTTTTGGGTAGCAATGTTGATGGGAATAAATGATGGATTCAGGCTACCGGACAAGATTCCCGTAAGAGGTTATCTTAATCTGGAAGGAAAGAAATTCTCAAAAAGCAAGGGATGGTTCGTTTCTCTTGGATGCTATTTGGAAAATTTTGAACCGGATTATCTTAGATATTATGAAACTGCAATTACCCCTCATTCTGTTGTAGATGCTGACTTTGTTTGGAAAGAGTTTCAATCGAAGATAAATAATGAACTTGTTGCCTCTTTGGGAAATTTCGTGCATCGAACTTTGTCATTGATCAAGAAATTGAATGGATGTGAAGTTCCGCAACCAATTGACCTTGATGAGAAAGATAAGGATATGCTAATGAAAATAACTAAAGCAAAGGAAAACATCAGAAAACTTATTTCTGAATTCAACTTTAAGGAGGGCCAGGAAATGATGATGGCACTCTCTGATAATTTTAACCGTTATCTCTCTGAAAGAGAACCGTGGAAAGATAGGGATGAGAGAAGAAGAAAAAATTGTCTTTATGTATGCATGCGTGGAATTTCTGCTCTTGCAATACTTATGCAACCCTTTCTGCCTTTTTCTTCTCAAAAGCTTTGCCAAATGTGCGGAATTGAAAAAAAAGAGGTTAGATGGGAAAACATTGATGCTGAGCTAATAAAACCTCATACGAGAATAGAGAATTTTGAACCGCTATTCAAAAAAATAGAAGATGAAAAAATAAAAAAAATGGAGAGCATGCTCTATGGCGGTGGGGAGGGCGCTGATTAG
- a CDS encoding glutamine synthetase beta-grasp domain-containing protein, producing MTRERGAEEILEEVSKKGVKFIQMQFVDIFGIVKNVEINARLLDAAFSEGVWFDGSSIEGFVRIYESDMLLKPDPSTFAILPWSPEVARIICDVYTTENKPFDGDPRYALKKALARAKEMGYDYKIGPELEFFLFHNNNCDAYPKPHDSAGYFDLAPYDMAATIRRQAMPFLEGMGLEVEALHHEVAPGQHEIDFKYGDALYIADSVCTFKTVIKTVAKMNGLHASFMPKPIARINGSGMHTHQSLWKNGKNAFFGDKVYDLSEEALFFVAGQLHHAREMCGVVAPTVNSYKRLVPGYEAPVYICWAKTNRSALIRIPKYAAGKTSSARCELRYPDPSANPYLAFACMLNAGLDGMEKKMTPPQPVEENLYHFDDEKLKKLYVHTLPGSLGEAIMEMEKSTLVKKTLGDHIFEKLLEAQKQQWNDYRLEVTPWELNTYLPKI from the coding sequence ATGACTAGAGAAAGAGGTGCAGAGGAAATCTTAGAAGAAGTTTCAAAAAAGGGAGTAAAATTTATTCAGATGCAGTTTGTTGATATATTCGGAATCGTCAAGAACGTAGAAATAAACGCCCGTCTCCTTGATGCCGCGTTTTCTGAAGGGGTCTGGTTTGATGGTTCCTCTATAGAAGGATTTGTCCGTATCTATGAATCAGATATGCTACTAAAACCAGATCCATCTACCTTCGCTATTCTGCCTTGGTCTCCAGAGGTTGCACGTATCATCTGTGACGTTTATACAACTGAAAACAAACCTTTTGATGGAGATCCGCGTTATGCTCTAAAAAAAGCATTGGCACGCGCAAAGGAGATGGGTTATGACTACAAAATAGGCCCTGAACTTGAATTCTTTTTGTTTCATAACAACAATTGTGACGCTTATCCAAAGCCTCACGATTCAGCAGGGTATTTTGACCTGGCCCCATATGACATGGCAGCGACGATAAGGAGACAGGCCATGCCTTTCTTGGAGGGAATGGGACTTGAGGTTGAGGCTCTCCACCACGAAGTAGCACCTGGCCAGCATGAAATAGACTTCAAATATGGAGATGCACTCTATATAGCTGACAGCGTCTGCACTTTCAAAACAGTAATAAAAACAGTGGCAAAGATGAACGGCCTTCATGCTTCCTTTATGCCAAAACCTATCGCCCGCATAAATGGTTCAGGAATGCATACTCACCAATCTCTATGGAAAAACGGAAAAAATGCTTTTTTTGGGGATAAAGTATATGACCTATCAGAAGAAGCTCTTTTCTTTGTTGCCGGCCAGCTTCATCATGCAAGAGAGATGTGTGGCGTAGTTGCTCCAACAGTGAATTCATATAAACGCTTAGTACCGGGTTATGAAGCTCCAGTTTACATCTGTTGGGCAAAAACTAATAGGTCGGCACTCATCAGAATACCCAAATACGCTGCCGGAAAGACATCTTCTGCTCGTTGTGAACTTAGATATCCGGATCCTTCTGCCAATCCCTATCTTGCTTTTGCTTGCATGCTTAATGCAGGATTGGATGGGATGGAGAAGAAAATGACCCCCCCACAACCGGTTGAAGAGAATCTCTATCACTTTGATGATGAGAAGCTCAAAAAGTTATACGTCCATACCCTTCCTGGAAGCCTCGGTGAAGCAATAATGGAGATGGAAAAGAGCACTCTTGTAAAAAAGACACTTGGAGACCACATCTTTGAAAAGCTCCTTGAAGCTCAAAAGCAGCAGTGGAACGATTATAGGCTTGAAGTCACGCCTTGGGAACTAAATACATATCTTCCAAAAATATAA
- a CDS encoding Lrp/AsnC family transcriptional regulator: protein MSRSVREAESMKLSKNEQKILEVIAKDASLSYRQIAKRCKVSPSTVLKNVERLKEMGIIKRQISIVDFEKLGYDVYVIIQLRVAKGKLFEVEEKIASDSRVFGVYDQTGQFDATVLARFKNRKELDEFLKKIQTYPFIEDTETSLILNVVKENPISIFD, encoded by the coding sequence GTGTCAAGGAGTGTCAGGGAGGCAGAGTCTATGAAGCTTAGCAAAAATGAACAAAAGATATTGGAGGTAATTGCAAAAGATGCTTCATTGTCGTATCGGCAGATAGCAAAAAGATGCAAAGTCTCTCCTTCAACGGTACTAAAAAACGTTGAGCGACTCAAAGAAATGGGCATAATAAAGAGGCAGATTTCTATCGTTGACTTTGAAAAACTGGGCTATGATGTCTACGTCATAATTCAGCTTAGAGTTGCTAAAGGAAAGTTGTTTGAGGTTGAAGAAAAAATTGCTTCTGACTCACGAGTTTTTGGGGTGTATGACCAGACCGGTCAGTTTGATGCCACGGTCCTTGCAAGGTTCAAGAATAGAAAGGAACTTGATGAATTCTTAAAGAAGATTCAGACTTATCCCTTTATAGAAGATACTGAGACTTCACTAATTTTGAATGTGGTTAAAGAGAATCCAATTAGCATATTTGACTAA
- a CDS encoding 2-amino-3,7-dideoxy-D-threo-hept-6-ulosonate synthase gives MQIGEAVRLSRIVRRNRVLLLAMDQGMEHGPSDFNEKNIDPYYVLDIARKGGFTGVVLQKGVAKHYFESYAGEVPLVLKLNGRTNIVPKDEVYSPPVATVKDAVNFGADAIGYTIYVGSPNESRMFTEFAQIEKEAREYGMPTIIWAYPRGKFVPNEKDPGVVAYAARVALELGANVVKVNYTGSTESFKRVVQAAQKTLVISAGGSKQSDEEFLEKAREVMNAGAAGFAVGRNVWQNENPMKITEALKKIVFGD, from the coding sequence ATGCAGATAGGTGAAGCTGTAAGATTGTCAAGGATTGTACGCAGAAACAGAGTTCTTTTACTTGCAATGGATCAAGGGATGGAACATGGCCCTTCTGACTTCAACGAAAAAAATATTGATCCCTATTATGTGCTTGATATTGCAAGAAAAGGAGGGTTTACGGGAGTAGTTTTGCAAAAGGGGGTAGCAAAGCATTATTTTGAAAGCTACGCAGGCGAAGTACCCCTCGTTCTTAAATTAAACGGGAGGACTAATATAGTCCCAAAAGATGAAGTTTATTCTCCTCCTGTTGCAACTGTAAAAGATGCTGTTAACTTTGGGGCAGATGCGATAGGATATACTATATATGTAGGTTCACCAAACGAATCCAGAATGTTTACAGAATTCGCTCAAATAGAGAAGGAAGCAAGAGAGTACGGAATGCCGACGATAATATGGGCTTATCCAAGAGGTAAATTTGTTCCAAACGAAAAGGATCCAGGAGTAGTTGCATACGCAGCGAGGGTTGCGCTTGAACTGGGAGCAAACGTAGTAAAGGTAAACTATACCGGTTCCACAGAGTCATTTAAAAGAGTAGTTCAGGCGGCTCAAAAAACACTCGTGATTTCGGCTGGTGGTAGTAAACAAAGTGATGAGGAGTTCCTCGAAAAGGCCAGGGAAGTTATGAATGCAGGTGCAGCTGGCTTCGCAGTTGGAAGGAATGTCTGGCAAAATGAAAATCCGATGAAAATTACGGAAGCATTAAAGAAGATAGTCTTTGGAGATTAG